Genomic DNA from Oncorhynchus mykiss isolate Arlee chromosome 2, USDA_OmykA_1.1, whole genome shotgun sequence:
ctccccagtaaaaaggcacatgacagctcatttggagtttgccaaaaggcacctaaaggactctcagaccatgggaaacaagattctctggtctgatgaaagcaagattgaactctttggcccaaatgccaagcgtcatgtctggaggaaaccttgcaccatccctacagtgaagcatgttagtggcagcatcatgctgtggggatgtttttcagcagcagggactctgagactattcaggatcaagggaaagataaacggagcaaagtacagagagatccttgatgaaaacctgctccagagcgctcaggacctcagactggggcgaatgttcacaatccaacaggacaacgaacctaagcacacagccaagacaacgcaggaggggctttgggacaagtctctgaatgtccttgagtggcccagccagagcccggacttgaacccgatctaatatctctggagagacctgaaaatagctgtgcagtgacgctccccatccaacctgacagagcttgaaaggatctgcagagaagaatgggagaatctccccaaatacaggtgtgccaagcttggtacgtcatacccaagaagacttgaggctgtgttcgctgccaaaggtgtttcaacaaagtactgagtacattttctaaaaacctgtttttgctttatcattatggggtattgtctgtagttACATAAATATAATTGTTCTTCTCCCCTTACTCGCCACCCTCTCCATTCCACCCTGCTGTGGGGTGACCAGTCCAAGTCTCTCCAGGTACTCATCGACTCAGGGGCCAATGTGAGTCTCATGGACGTTACCCTGGCGTCCGAGCTGGGAATACCCAgtcaacccctctccattcccatgggtgttagagcgctggacgggcgctctataggccAGGTCACCCACCAGAACACTCCTGTCAACCTACGAGTGTCGGGGAACCACAGCGAGACTATCCAATTCCTGCTGTTTGAGTCTCTGCAGGTTCCGTGTTATTGcgattctcttggctccagcgacacaatccctccattgactgggctactggtgccatcatgggctggagacCTTCCTGCCACactcattgcctgaagtcagtTCTGCCTGCCCAGGGAAGTCTTCCTGGGGTCTTGGAAATTGCCCCGGACCTCTCCGCCAGCTCCacagagtaccaggacctccggaaGGGGTTCAGTAAGGCCCGGGCTACTTCGCTTCCACAGCACCGCCCGGTATTTAAGAAGGTCAAGCCTGAGGTGCTGGCACGCCACTATAGTGCCGCGTACACGGTTAAACGCCTCCTGAGGGTTCGACGATGGGGCAGgtgtttccagtacctggttgactgggagggttatggcccggaggagaggtgctgggttcccgaTAAAGATAATTTGGACCCGGCCCTCATCGCCGACTTTCGCCGCCGTCACCCCAGTCAACCAGGTGTCCGCCCAGGTGGAACGCCAGGTCATACTGATATGTTTCACCCGTCcatgtgcttgtctccacccccccaggtgtcacccatcttccccacttatctcctgggtatttatacctgttttttctgtctgtctgtgccagttcgtcttgtttggcAAGCTTacctctctttttctcatcctcctggtttttgacacTTGCCTGTCCCGACCCTGTTCCTGTCTACCTGACTACtgtgcctgaccctgaccctgagcctgcctgccgtcctatacctttgctcctactctggattatcggcACTGGAACCCATAATATGCATGCAGCTGTAATTCAGCCTTTCCTGGAAGAGTGTAGGGGGAATTCAGTAGCGGAGTGGTTTTGTTTCAATTGGATAAATTATGAATGAGAGGAGATTTTACATTTGTCTCCTGTGTGCATATTTATCTCCTGTAGCAAATTACAGAGAATCATCAATTAGGAGAGAAATATGGATCCAACAAAAGGATAAAAGACATGTGAATGTGTAATGTACAGtatcacatacagtataatatgGGCTGGGACATTTATCCTACTTTCAAAAACGCATTGATAACATtgttgtcatgacgtggccctctttGAATATAGCAagcaccaactctctctctctcaccacctctctcttccccctacaccCATGCTCTGTTATATCAGGTcgtaactatgccactttgtttacatactcatctcatatgtatatactgtactcgataccatctactgtatcttgcctatgctgctctgtaccatcactcattcatatatccttatgtacatattctttatccccttacactgtgtacaagacagtagttttggaattgttagttagattacttgttggttattactgcattgttggaactagaagcacaagcatttcgctacactcgcattaacatctgctaaccatgtgtatgtgacaaataaaatttgatttgatttaaattcctggaggagactctctccctcatgcagtatggagagagaaaggttcacagtagaacaaaggaacttgaaaactgaacaatatccatgttttggagaatgtgtaaccGGTCGGTGGAGAATCCAGCTACGACCGGTCCATTTTGTTTGAAGTTTGTGACCTCATtgagagacaatacagccacattaccataactctgtttatagAAGAGTCTCCGTTATGAGATTTtcatctaattattgtataaaatgaatgagtaaagatgaagctatttgtgaaattatgtaatgtgattttaaactgtttaatGAAAGAGAATCCAATTCCCTTTAAATTgaactaagtcattggcccgctccatgagcacagacattgatctGGCGTCAGGGATAAAGGAATAACAGGAATAAAACCCCCACCTAGAGAAGCCCACTTTAGACCAAGTGTACCTCGATTgccgagagggctaaggtttgagtagagaccatgtGTACCTCGAATCTCTATAAGCTAATGTTGTTATGGTTGTTGAATTCTTAACCATACCatgtggttaaactctgagactattgaTACCTACAGAATAAGAGCATAAAAGGGCacatcccctatcatttccttgtaaccatacttgctgtttgtttgtttgttatacacttctgtgattatttagttagttagtaaataaattattaagacaattgatgtatggatgatccATAGcaaagactgggttcgtgcagataacccacaatttacgacgtttggaatgagactaacgtgaggtaaagaataattcattaattagaagactaattgatcagatattaaaatatctgaaaggttatattaggAAAAGTATAACTTTCTAATCTTGAGATTTTctttggtgccccgacttcctagttaattacatttacatgattagtttaatcacgtaataataatggtatatccttatgtacatattctttatccccttacactgtttataagacagtagttttggagttgttagttagattacttgttggttattactgcattgtcggaactagaagcacaagcatttcgctacactcgcattaacatctgctaaccatgtgtatgtgacaaatcaaatttgatttgatttgataattacagagaattgatttgataaaataagtcttCACTTTAATGATGCCGAAAACACAACATTGTTCTTATGGGCACTTTCTAAACAGCTGTGGAAAAACTTGAGAATCACAGCTCTCCATTAAAACAATCTCCTATTGGTTATTCAACTTTTAAAATAGTGTACAAAGGGATATTAACCAAATGTTTCTCTTCGACTGTTAGAGAAGTGATCTATTCCTGTCTCAAACAATTTTCTGAAGAGAGGAAAAGGCgggccctaagcgagatttggttgggggACCCCGAGCCGACGGCAAACATTTTTAGGGGCCCGCTCTCACTGTGGAGAGAAATGTACGTTTTAAGGTTGCTACAAGCTCCACTCCATTGACCTACGTGCTTGTGTGCACGTGGGCGGTGTGGGATTTTTGGAGTAGTCGACTCCTTTTGGTAAAATGATATCCTCGCCGGTTCCCCTCCCATTCAGAAGGGGGCAatagaaaagtattttgtttttgtattttcatTTTGTGAAAACATAAAAAGTTGCCTTCCATTGCCAGttgtagttagctggctagctggctTTAACCTGGCTAAAAACATAGAAAGTTGCCTTCCATTGCCAGTTGTAGTTAGCTGGCGGCCTGGCTAGCTGGCTTTAACCTGGCTAAAAACATAGAAAGCTTGCCAGCCTTTTTAGCTTCCCATATCTCCATGTGAGATCATTTGATTTATAATGACAAAATATGCCCTGCAAATGTTCTTATATTTGCCAGTGTAACCTAAAACATTATCCCAGTTTGAAATGCTGCTTGTGTATTCATTCCAATATCACCTAAAAATAGAACATCATGTTTTGGTTAGGGAGAAAAAAGCACATATCAGTAGTTTTTACCAGTAGCCTGGAATCAGTAGTTATTATTTctaatcaaaatacattttggggggaATTCAAATAAGGCTACAATATTGTTTGGTTTATTGTTTGAACAGTCACTGAGAATATATTTGCTTATCAATGCAAAATAGGCTATGTTGAAGCATAGCCTATGAATAGCCTATGCATAAGACCAAGGAACCAAGCAAGCTTCATTGCCTAGACAACACTACCTCCATTGCTACggaagtgtcacgccctgaccttagttatctttgttttctttattattctggttaggtcagggtgtgacaagggtggttggtttagtttttgtattgtctaggtgtttttggcctgtctagggttttttgtatatctatggggttttagtatgtctaggtatatgtaggtctatggtggcctgaattggttcccaatgagaggcagctgtttatcgttgtctctgattggggatcctatttaggttgccattttccattttggttttgtgggttattgtctatgtgtagttgcatgtcagcactcgtgtttATAGCGTCACGTtagtttttgttagtttgttttagTGTTCTTCGTTTTAATAAAAGACGAATGTATTCATctcacactgcaccttggtctcattgttatgacgaacgtgacatgAAGGGATGATTACAATTTTTTTATGTGGCACGGAAGTATGTTGAATGTCGAAGCTCACTACAAGGAGCCTCCCCTTTTGTGACGAAAAACAACATTGCTACATTGCGCTACACTGTTGGCACAGTCAGCATATTCTGTGTGGACCCCTTTAAAATTCAtttttaaagctcatttcctgcaattctacacattttataACGACTTAATGATATCTGAGAGAGAATTAACCAAATTAATGTGGGCACCCTGGAGTTCAGGCCTTGGCACAGGCTCTGCATTCCGGTCGGTATTCGGCCTGCCCCAATATCTGTGCGTTAGAGACCTCCCTAACTCCCAGGAAGCTCTGATTCAAACTCCCATTCGCCAGGTCTGCAAGCATTTATAATATCAAAATACTTTTGTTACTCACTAAATATGGAGTTTCGCTGAGCAACTATCTCCCTTTACTACAATTACGGACAGTATGTATTTCCTAAAAATATCTAAATAAATATTTACAAGCAACCGAAAAGGAAATCCTCTTCGGCACCTCCATTGTATTGAGCTGTTGTAGACTTCCGACCTGTGGCATtaatatgtgatgtatggtgccttcataccccttgaattatttcacattttgttgtgttacagcctgaattcaaaatggataactttttttttctcaccctgatctgtttcacctgtctttgtgcttgtctccacccccctccaggtgttgcccatcttcccattatcccctatatttatacctgtgttctctgtttgtctgttgccagttcgcctTGTCAGGTCTTACCCGCCTTCCTGTTGCTAGAGTTCTGTTTTCTgtcctgccctgaccccgagcctgcctgccgtcctgtacctgcctgacctTGACCTGATCacgaacctctgcctgacctcgacctgccctttgcctgcccTGTGCTTCTAATAAATCatctgagaactgtactatccGCCTCGCGTGTCTGCAtatgggtcatatcctgagtcgggatacacccatatacacacaataccccataacgacataaCGAAGTGaagatgtgttttttttctcaattttttgcaaatttattgaaaataaaatatttaatttacataagtattcacaccccctagTCAAGTTTTTGTAGAAGAACCTTTGGCATCGGTTAAGCTgttgtctttctgggtaagtttctaagatCATTCCACACCGGAATTGTCCAACATTtactcttttcaaaattcttcaagctagATTTTCAAATAGACTTAAGTCAAAACCGTAACtcaaccactcaggaacattcactgtcttcttgttaagcaactccagtgtagatttaaccttgtgttttaggttattgccctgttgaaatgtgaattcatctcccagtgtctgaaaCCTGCTTCACCCAGctttttcctctagaattttgcctgtgcttagctcaattACATTACTTTTTGTGTCCTGAAaaatccccagtccttaacgattacaagcacacccataacatgatgcagccaccactattcttgaaaatatggaaagtggtactcagtaatgtattgtatttgccCTAACcaaacattttgtattcaggacaaaaagttaaaggctttgccacattttttgcagtatcactttagtgccttgttgcaaaacatgatgtgtgttttgaaatattttttgttctgtacaggcttcctcctttttactatcatttaggttagtattgtggagtaactgcaacATTGTTGATCTATCCTCAATTTCCTCCTATCATAGCCAgtaaactctgcaactgttttaaagtcaccattggcctcatggtgaaatccctgagcagtttccttcctctccgtcaactgagttaggaaggacgcctgtatctttgtagtgaatgggtgtattgatacactatccaaagtgtaattcataatgtaaccatgctcaaagggatactcAAGGTATGCTTTTTTAaaccaatctaccaataggtgcccttctttgccaggcattgaaaaacctacctggtctttgtggttgaatctgttcgaaaatcactgcttgactgagggaccttacaattatctatGTGGGGTATAAAGATGAggttgtcattcaaaaatcatgttaaacactattattgcacatagcgtcagtccatgcaatttatgtgacttgttgaccaaatttttactcctgaacttatttaggcttgccttaacaaagggatttacatttgtacatttgtaaagtattcaggacccttgacttttccctcattttgttacgttacagccttattctaaaattgattaattaaaaaaatgccctcatcaatctacacacaataccccataatgacaaagcaaaaatttaTTTTTTGATGTCTTTTCAACTTGTGGTATCCCAGGAGATCTACTCCGGGGGATGGTAGAGGGGAGGTACGTGAGGCGacgttggctccctctgctggaaaTACGGGAGCTGGGCACCTCGACACTGACAGCTCCAAGTGGAGGTAATTAAGGGAAAGTGCCAACCAGCCGTGGAAGCCAAATAAAAGGAGCACTGTGGCACATTgcgagagagaacagggagagaccAACACCGAGCAAAAGTAGAGAAGAAGGACCGAGCCAAACTTAAGTGATTTTCTTTACTATGTTTGTTTTCTGTCATAGTAAAGTTGTTTTTGCGGACTAAAATCTCCCTGTCTCCGTGTCAATTTCTGCACGCTCAACCCAACAACACACGGTTTACcacaaaatgtatacatttttaaaaagtgaaATAttacattcagaccctttacttagtacttagttgaaacacctttggcagcgattacagccttgagtcttcttgggtatgacgctataaactcggcacacctgtatttggggagtttctcccattattgtCTGCACATCctttcaagttctgtcaggttggatgggaagagtagctgcacagctatttttatgtctctccagagatgtttgatcgggctctggctgagccactcaatgacattcagagacttgtcctgaagccactcctgcattgtcttggctgtgtgcttagggccgttgtcctgttggaaggtgaaccttcgcatcagttctgagcgctctggagcaggttttcatcaaggatctccctgtactttgctccgttcgtctttccctcaatcctggctagtctcccagtccctgccgctgaaaaacatccccacagcatgatactgccaccaccatgcttcaccatatggatggtgccaggtttcctccagacattcaTGCCAAAGAATTCTTGgagatcttcaatgctgcagacattttttggtacccttccccagatctgtgcctcgatacaatcttTTCTCTgaactctatggacaattcattcgacttcatgccttggtttttgctctgacatgcactgtcaactgtgggaccttatataaacagttgagttcattccaaatcatgtccaatcaattgaatttaccccaggtggactccaatcaagttgtagaaacatctcaaggatgatcactggaaacaggatacaccagaactcaatttggagtctcatagcaaagggtctgactacATACATAAATAACGTATCTGTTTTTTAATGTAATAAGGGTGAGCCTGtaataaacctgttttcactttgtcattatggggtattgtgtgtagattaatgaggaaaaaaTGTCATTGttaaccattttagaataaggctgtaatgtaacaaaatgtgggggaagggatttgaatactttccgaatgcactatatctATTCACtccagacatttcagctttacattttttataaatgagTAAAAAATAGAACATAATTCTAGAACATAAAAAtagaacataattccactttgtcatcaggtattgtgtgtagctaggCGAGTGGCCCCCAAAAAATCTACATGTaatcatttttaattcaggctgtaacacaaaatgtagaaaaagtcaaggggtgtgaatactttctgaaggctaaATATGAAGCTTTGGGGTTaattgtacatttttatttagatCTTTTTTTGGAAGTACATACCGGCCCTAACGGGAGTAAATGAAGATAGCTGCTAAGCAAAACTCCATATATGATGAAAAACAAACGTATTTTGACATAATGCTTGCAGAGCTGGGGCATATTCATCCATGAAGACTGCACGTTTAGAtggctggctagactaactactGCACCAATAGTAATGGGAAATGTTTTTTGTATGTGTCCACATAACTGAGTGTGTGACTAACCTTGTGAAACCGTTTGAAACTGTTCTATTATAATCTCCTGTTCTTCTGTGTTGCAAACCAGCTTGCTCCTATGTTCTTGTATAGATAAAAGGAGATCTGAAAGTCACGCCCAAGAACAGGAAATACGTTATTTACaaaagtatacagaccctttgctatgagactcaaaattgagctcgaGTGCATTCTGTTTTTTTGCATTCTGTTTTGAACATCCATGAGATATTTCTGCAACtcgattggattccacctgtggtaaattaaattgattggacatcatttggaaaggcacacacctgtctatatgaggtcccacagttgacagtcaatgtcagagcaaaaaacaagccatgaagttgaaggaattgtccgtagagctccgagacaaaaTTCTGCAGCAAttaagatcccccccccccaaaaaaacagtgtcccccattcttaaatggaagatgattgcaaccaccaagactcttcctagagctggccgcctggccaaactgagaaatcggggaagggccttggtcagggaggtgaccaagaaccctctggtcactctgacagagctccagagttcctctgttgagatgggataaccttccagaaggacaaccatctctgcagcactccaccaatcaggcctttatggtagagtggcaagacagaactactcctcagtaaaaggcacatgacagcccacattggagtttgtcaaaaggcatctaaaagactctcagaccagaaacaaaattctctgctctgatgaaacaaagattgaacttttGGCTttaatgccaagtgtcatgtctggagaaaacctggcaccatccctatggtgaagcatggtgctgcatcatgctgtggggatgtttttcagcgccagggagactagtcaggattgaggaaagatgaactgagcaaagtacagagtttCTTAATGGAAAACTGTTCCagtgcgctcaggacctcagactggggctaaggttctccttccaacaagacaacaaccctaagcacacagccaagacaacgcaggggtggcttcgggtcaagtctctgaatgtccttgagtggcccagccagagccgagACTTGAAGCCGGTTGAACATAGCTgacaaatagctgtgcagcgacactccccatccaacctgaccgcTTGAGAAGagctgcagagaaaaatgggaagAACCAAAAGGTGTTTcaaccaagtactgagtaaatggtctgaatacttatgtaaatgtgacatttcattttattttttacatttgcaaaaaattctaaccccttttttgctttgtcattatggggtactgttgtgtagattgagggagaaaaaaacaatttaatcaatttcagaataagatTGTAACTTAATAAAATtagggaaaagtcaaggggtctgaatactttctgaatgcactgtatgtctggAACCGGCCCTGACATAATACCCAATCAatcaagtatgtgtgtgtgtgtgagtgactgtcTCACGCTTCCCAAGCAAAATAGAGAAACTTTGGTGAAACAAAATGCTATGCCAGACATTGTCATTCATTTTTCCTTTATTTGGTATCACATATAAAATGACAGGCTCACATTTTTCACAGAACATTGGGGAATAGAAACCAGTGTGCCACTTCGTTTTTAAAATTTACTCTAATGCATTTTTACTTATGCTGATTATGTTGCACAAGAGTACAACAGGGACAACTGAACATAGACAACGGAGTCTTATGTCAACTTCCCTCTAAAGTTGTTACATTAAGTGATTTCTCTTTCATCTTCTTTCCTCTGGTACCATCTACAAGCTTTTTCCTTTATCAGCAGGTTTCAACGCGGTGATGTCATCTAAAATGGACGGACCGCTGTAGCCGTTGGTTTCCACTGCCTCCAGCTTCTTAATATAATCCAGAGGTAAGCCAGTTTTGTTTTGCTCCAAGACAAAAACAACCTGTAGGACAAAGTACGTTGTTTTTTGTTAATGACACAAGACCCATGAGTATTTGCATAAGTCTGTACTTCTGTATTGGGTTTTGACATGTTGCTGTTAAATAACACTTTTTACACCTGTAGTCATTGTTCATGCATTTGGATATGGCCAATGGAGGCATCCTTCAAACTAGCTATCAAAACTATCCTTATTTGTGTATGATTAAGATGCTTTATTGCAAAAGACAGACATATAGCGTACCTGTTTGTATGGAGGTGAGGTCTGGTGAACTGTGAAGTTGTTCATCTGGTAGGTTCGACAGAGGACCTCTCCCTCGTCTGTGTTAATGGTAACATCTAGTGGACTGTAGAATCCTATTCCCACTCCTTCCTGCCTGGAGAACACACAGTTAAGGGCAGTTAGAAGTTTTTAATCCTTTGTAGATACTGTTGATTGAAGTTACAAATTCATGCCATTCTCTACAGTCTGTAAAACAATCCAGAatgttatatacagttgaagtcagacgtttacatagccaaatacatttaaactaagtttttcacaattcctgacattttaattttaattcctgacaccactttattttaagaatgtgaaatgtcagaataaagctagagagaatgatttatttcagcttttatttctttcatcacactcccagtgggtcagcagtttacatgctaccaaatactaattgagtgtattgcctttaaattgtttaacttgggtcaaacttgtCAGGCAgcctccacaagcttcccacaataaattgggtgaattttggcccattcctcctgacagcgctagtgtaactgagtcaggttcgtaggcctccttgctcgcacacgctttttcagttctgcccacaaatattctatgagaattgaggtcagggctttgtgatggccactccaataccttgactttcttgtccttaagccattttgccacagctttgaaagtatgcttggggcgtttggaaattgctcccaaggatgaaccagacttgtggaggtctacaattgtttttctgaggt
This window encodes:
- the LOC118938772 gene encoding gamma-glutamylcyclotransferase-like produces the protein MDKDNLISLDKQEGVGIGFYSPLDVTINTDEGEVLCRTYQMNNFTVHQTSPPYKQVVFVLEQNKTGLPLDYIKKLEAVETNGYSGPSILDDITALKPADKGKSL